Proteins from a genomic interval of Ndongobacter massiliensis:
- a CDS encoding phage tail tape measure protein, with the protein MASRIKGITVEIGGDTTGLDKALKNVQSTIRTTQSSLRDVNRLLKLDPKNTELLAQKQKMLKDAIVATKEKLDTLKTAQEQAKAQLESGDLGQDKYDALQREIVETEQKLKGLQQEAVNTNAVFSKMDAAGAAFTKAGDAITGAGQKIMPVSLAVGGLGALAVKTAGDFDEAMSKVSAISGATGEDFQALRDKAREMGEKTKFSATDAANAMNYMAMAGWKSKDMISGIDGIMNLAAASGEDLALTSDIVTDALTAFGLSAKDSGHFADILAAASSNANTNVSMMGETFKYCAPIAGALGFSAEDTAEAIGLMANSGIKSTQAGTALRTVMTNLSKDFTISGKSIGEVTVATTNADGSMRSLSDILGDCREAFSGLSESEKAQAAESLVGKHAMSGFLALMNAAPADIEKLSSAIDNCDGSAEKMAETMQDNLPGQLTILKSQLQELAISIGDALMPTIRKLVTWLQNFVDKLNGMDEGTRNTIIKIGLFIAALGPALIVIGKLTSSIGSLITTFSSVGKAVTGFMVKMGGMSGLMSKIGAAIGGISAPVVAVVAIIGTLVAAFVHLWNTSEGFRDSIIGTWNSIKEAFSNFASGITERINALGFDFQSFGELVSAIWNGFTELLAPVFENAFSAIAAILQGALDVLTGIFDIFAGLFTGNWSQLWNGIKEVFSGIWTAISGIFTAAWETLVGVTNTVLGWFGTNWSEVWTAIKTFFENTWNGIVSFFTGIWEGIKSVVTGAVSAVSNTVSSVFTAISTTASSIWNGIKNMISGVVGGIKSTVSNVFNGVKSTVTNIFNGIKSTATSVWNGIKSAITAPIEAAKNTIKGIIDKIKGFFSGLHIELPHIKLPHFSISGGFSIVPPRVPHLSIDWYKEGGIMTRPTLFGMNGSALMAGGEAGSEAILPLKSFYDKLEGMLAARDTTLMEKYLAIIAGNSEKDIVLDSGALVGALTPKLDGALGRRAAYVGRRMK; encoded by the coding sequence ATGGCCTCACGCATCAAAGGCATCACCGTGGAAATCGGCGGAGATACCACAGGTCTCGACAAGGCCTTAAAGAACGTTCAATCGACAATTCGCACCACACAGTCCTCCCTTCGGGATGTGAATCGGCTCTTAAAGCTTGATCCGAAAAATACCGAGCTTCTCGCGCAAAAGCAGAAGATGCTAAAGGACGCAATTGTCGCAACCAAAGAGAAGCTCGACACCTTAAAGACAGCCCAGGAACAAGCCAAGGCACAGCTGGAATCGGGAGACCTCGGCCAGGACAAATACGACGCCCTGCAGCGTGAGATTGTCGAGACCGAACAAAAGCTCAAAGGACTCCAGCAGGAAGCGGTCAACACCAACGCAGTCTTTTCCAAGATGGATGCGGCAGGAGCCGCTTTCACCAAAGCGGGTGACGCTATCACGGGCGCGGGGCAAAAGATCATGCCGGTTTCTCTTGCCGTCGGAGGACTTGGCGCACTGGCGGTCAAGACCGCAGGTGATTTCGATGAAGCAATGTCGAAGGTCTCTGCAATATCCGGAGCTACCGGGGAGGACTTTCAGGCCCTGCGCGATAAAGCGCGTGAGATGGGCGAAAAGACGAAGTTCTCCGCCACCGACGCGGCTAACGCCATGAACTACATGGCGATGGCCGGCTGGAAATCGAAAGACATGATCTCCGGTATTGACGGCATCATGAACCTTGCCGCCGCATCCGGAGAAGATTTAGCCCTCACTTCCGATATCGTGACCGATGCCTTAACCGCCTTTGGGCTTTCCGCGAAAGACTCCGGACACTTTGCCGATATCCTCGCCGCGGCGTCGTCCAATGCGAACACCAACGTCTCCATGATGGGCGAGACCTTTAAATACTGCGCCCCGATTGCAGGAGCCTTGGGCTTTAGCGCTGAAGATACCGCAGAGGCCATCGGCCTTATGGCAAACTCCGGGATTAAATCCACACAGGCAGGCACCGCCCTTCGTACCGTCATGACCAACCTCAGCAAGGACTTCACCATTTCAGGAAAATCCATCGGTGAGGTCACAGTGGCCACGACCAATGCGGACGGTTCCATGCGCTCGCTTTCTGACATCTTAGGTGACTGCCGGGAGGCCTTCTCGGGACTTTCTGAGTCCGAAAAGGCACAGGCGGCAGAGTCATTAGTCGGAAAGCACGCCATGAGCGGCTTTCTCGCCCTCATGAACGCGGCCCCTGCCGATATCGAAAAGCTCTCGTCTGCTATTGATAACTGTGACGGCTCGGCAGAAAAGATGGCAGAAACCATGCAGGATAACCTGCCCGGACAGCTCACCATCTTAAAAAGTCAGCTGCAGGAACTTGCCATCTCCATCGGCGATGCCTTAATGCCTACGATCCGAAAACTCGTCACCTGGCTTCAAAACTTCGTTGACAAGTTAAACGGCATGGACGAAGGAACGCGTAACACCATCATCAAAATCGGACTTTTTATCGCCGCCTTGGGGCCTGCACTGATTGTGATCGGTAAGCTGACCTCATCGATCGGATCGCTTATCACGACCTTTTCAAGTGTAGGAAAAGCGGTCACCGGCTTCATGGTCAAGATGGGCGGCATGTCCGGTCTCATGAGCAAAATAGGAGCTGCCATCGGCGGCATCTCCGCTCCCGTGGTGGCAGTCGTTGCCATCATCGGCACACTGGTTGCCGCTTTTGTGCATCTGTGGAACACCTCAGAAGGTTTCAGGGATTCCATTATCGGCACGTGGAACAGCATCAAGGAGGCTTTTTCAAACTTCGCATCCGGTATCACCGAACGCATCAACGCCTTAGGTTTTGACTTTCAGTCCTTCGGCGAGCTGGTATCTGCCATTTGGAACGGTTTCACCGAGCTTTTGGCGCCGGTGTTTGAGAACGCCTTTTCAGCAATTGCCGCGATTTTACAAGGAGCCCTCGATGTCCTGACGGGCATCTTTGACATCTTCGCAGGGCTTTTCACAGGCAACTGGAGTCAGCTGTGGAACGGCATCAAGGAAGTCTTCTCCGGTATCTGGACAGCAATTTCGGGCATCTTTACGGCCGCGTGGGAGACGCTGGTCGGTGTCACCAACACCGTTTTAGGCTGGTTTGGCACGAACTGGAGCGAGGTTTGGACGGCGATCAAGACCTTCTTTGAGAACACCTGGAACGGGATCGTCTCCTTTTTCACCGGCATCTGGGAAGGAATCAAGTCTGTTGTCACGGGAGCCGTAAGTGCTGTGTCCAACACGGTCTCGTCGGTTTTCACGGCCATCAGCACCACGGCATCCAGTATCTGGAACGGCATCAAAAACATGATTTCCGGTGTGGTAGGTGGGATTAAGTCAACCGTCTCAAATGTGTTTAACGGCGTGAAGTCTACCGTGACAAACATCTTTAACGGAATCAAGAGCACGGCCACCTCCGTGTGGAACGGCATCAAGTCCGCTATCACCGCACCGATCGAAGCGGCTAAAAACACCATCAAAGGCATTATCGATAAGATCAAAGGCTTCTTCTCCGGCCTTCACATCGAGCTTCCGCATATCAAGCTGCCGCATTTTTCGATCTCCGGCGGCTTTTCCATCGTGCCGCCCAGAGTGCCGCACCTTTCCATTGACTGGTACAAGGAAGGCGGCATCATGACGAGACCGACGCTTTTCGGCATGAACGGAAGTGCCCTTATGGCGGGAGGCGAAGCGGGATCGGAGGCGATTTTGCCGCTCAAGTCTTTCTACGACAAGCTCGAAGGCATGCTTGCCGCCCGGGACACAACACTCATGGAAAAGTACCTCGCCATCATCGCCGGAAATTCGGAAAAAGACATCGTACTGGACTCCGGTGCGCTGGTCGGAGCACTCACACCAAAACTGGATGGAGCCTTGGGAAGACGTGCCGCTTACGTAGGAAGGAGGATGAAATGA